The following nucleotide sequence is from Nitrososphaerota archaeon.
TTATAATCTGGTTCAAATGCAGCCGTATATTCTCCGCATTCTCTTGGGCATCTACACTACTCGTGTTTCCAACAGTTAGACCCCAGGCGAAACTTAAAGCTCGCTCCGGTAGAATGGGTGGAGTGTGATCTTTATTTTCTTTAGCGATTGGTTCGCTGCTCAATTTAGAAATCGGTCATACAGCAATAATAGTAGTTAATAAGGATAAATATGCCGCAAATATTGTGTTATATTATAGCCTAAGATGGCGCTCTTTCTTTAGAATCTTAACGTGACTGGTGAAGGCTGAAAGAACAGCAGAGCCTTCCAATAGATGCTTCTTATCGATGAAAAGATTTTTGGATTACAAACAAACTTGTGACTCTACACTACTGTTTTTCAGATAGTCTCTGCGTGACTCGCTTACATGTTAACTGATTGTGTAATCAATTAGTGAAAATAATGAGAATTTTTTACCTAGTGTGGTCATCTTCTTACATTTATGCTGATTACCGGATAAGTATAATAGATACCATGCGTTGTGGTTTGCAATGGCAAATTCTATGGTTTATGCCTCCTCAATTGCGGGGGTCATAGAGGATGTTCCTATACACAAAATCGGGTACCCAGCGAATTGCCTGCGCTCTAACTTAGCGGGTCTTACTGAGCTAGCTGCTTCAATTAGGCGAAACGGCTTGCTGCAGCCGATTGTAGTGAGGCTGGTTAATGATCACTTCGAAGTTGTAGCTGGAAACAGGAGACTTAAGGCCTGCGAGCTTTTGAAGTGGAGAAAAATCACATGCCATGTAGTGGAAATGGATGACAGGACTGCATTCGAGTTTTCTCTAATTGAGAACATTCAGCGAGAAACACTTTCAGCAGTAGAAGAAGCTAGGGCCTTCAAGAAGTACGTTACAGATTTTGGATGGGGAGGTGTTTCAGAGCTTGCAAAGAGGATCGACAAAAGCCCAAGCTACGTTACAAAGCGGATGAACCTACTGAACCTACCTGATGGTATTGTACGGTTTGTCGATGAGATGTCGCTAAGCGCAAGTGTAGCTGAGGAGCTGTTCCCCGTCAAAGATTCCTCGAAACAATCAGAACTGGCAGCATTAATAATGAAGAGGCATCTTTCTCTAAGAAATACTCGTGAACTTGTGGATCAGTACAAAGCTGGCCGTTCTGTTAATTCCCCAGACTGTGTCCCAGACATTGAACAGAAGAAAAGGGTCTTCGACAAACTAATTGTAATATTGCGGGTGGCTCTGAAAAACACAGGCGAATTGGTAAACGATCACGAAGATGAATGGATGTTGCATGAAATATTGATGCAGCACAAAAGCATGCTGCACCGCCAAATTGATCTCCTGATAAAGGAAAGGCGCAAATTCAATAATAGGCTGCTCGCTTCCTGATTTTTCGGCGCCGAAAAAATTATTTCACCGCAGGCACTCTTTGTCAAACCTATGTTTAACCGGTAGTGGGCTATATGCCAAAAGCGTTAAAAACTTCATCCAGATAATTGGATAAAAACCGGCATGAGCACCCCTTCTTCAGACTGCGCATCTGCTAAGATTAACCTAACTACTGTACAGCAGAAAGGAAAGTGAGACGCGATGCCTGGATATATCGTACAAGTCGGAGCCACTGCAATGTGTCCTCATGGTGGACAGGTAACCATCGTTTCCTCAAACACAAAGGTTCTTGCAGGTGGACAGCCTGTAGCCACACAGTCGGATACCTTCACAATTGCTGGCTGCGCCTTCACGATCCCGCCAAGCAAGCCGCAACCGTGCGTCACAGTAAAGTGGCTGGTTCCCGCAACAAGAGTCAAGGTTAGCGGTAACCCGGTGATTCTGCAGAACAGTACCGGGCTATGCCAAACTGGAGAGCAGATTCCTCAGGGTCCTCCTAATGTAACGATGACTCAGGTAAGGGTCAAGGGAACCTAAGATGACTCAGTACAGCTTTCCATTCAATGTCGATGGACGCGGACGTACATCGGTGGCAAGTGAAGACGAGCACATCAAGCAGTTGATTGAACAGGTTCTGTTCACAGCACTGGGTGAAAGGGTCAACCGGCCGACATTCGGTAGCGGAGTGGGCCAGCTGCTGTTTGCGCCGAACAGCAACGAGCTTGCTTCCGCCACGCACTTCATTGTTCAGGGTGCCTTGCAGCAGTGGCTTGGAGATATTATTCAAGTAGAATCTGTCGTTGTGACTAACGAGGACTCCACTTTACATGTAGTGGTTCAATATATGGTGAAACGCAACCAGCAGCGGCGGGTAACTGAGTACTCCAAGGAGGTCTAACTGCTGCAAATCAAATGTGAAAGCGACGCAAGGCGCTCGGCTGTTAGAGATCATCCCACAATCAACGGCGTCGACTACCTCGACGTTCGTACGATACAGAACACTGACAAAACCTATCCGAACCCCCTTATAATCGTCTATTGCTTCAAGCCTGTAACCGGTCTGACCGCCGATAATGTGCTTATCAGCGGCGGGGTCAGGGTTAAGGATGTCAAAGCGGAGTGGGCCTGCACCGCCACAGACTTTTCTGCTGCTGACACTAGAGTATCGGAAGCAGAGCTCTTTGTCATAAACAATGAGATTGATCAGAAAGAGAACACGCTGGTTATCCGCTCGAGCAACCGCGGTGACTTTTCGACGTACATGCTGAGTTTGGTTGAGTCGGTTGACGCGCCTGATACTCCAGCCACCGGTTTTGATGTTATGCTTTCTAAAGTAGAATTCTCGTTTAAGGTTGAGTGTCCGAGCGATTTCGACTGCGCGTCCGCTGAGACGCAGTTACAGAGGGATCTGGTTGAACCGGTCATAGACTACATGGCGAAGGATTACGCCAGCTTTCGTAGACTTATGCTTGACAGGTTGTCTCTGATACTTCCTGATTGGAAGGAAAGGAATCCTGCTGATGTAGGCATCATGCTTGTTGAGCTTATGGCGTACGTTGGTGACCACCTGAGCTACTTTCAGGATGCGGTTGCGAGCGAGGCTTATCTGGAGACTGCGAGAAGACGTGTTTCAGCAGTAAGACAGGCTAGGCTTCTAGATTACTCTGTACACGACGGTTGTAACGCTAGGGCATGGGTGTGTTTCAAATGCGGGTCGGACGGAATATCTCTACCTAAGAAGACGGTGCTCCTCACAAGAGCCGAAAACGACCAGAACATTATAGTTAGGGGTGATGATGTAGAGTTCGAAGTAGCTAAGGGTGCAGAAGCCTTCGAAACAATGTACGATACCAATTTGTATGAGAGCAAAAACAATCTCTCATTCTATAGTTGGGACGAGACTAACTGCTGGTTACCGGCGGGCTCAACCTCCGCAACAATCGAGAACACCGTGAACAAGATTGAGATCTTTACATGGGAAAAAGTGCCAGGAGACGATACTGAGGACCTAACAAAGTTCCTTGCAAGGAACTTTGAATTTGACTGGTTAGAACGTGCAGCCATCACGAAAAGTGGTGACACAGTAAGTTTCAGTTACGAGGATAACACAGTCTCACTGACGATGGGAGAACATACGATTAATCTCTACGTCAACGGGAGCAAGGTATACGAGTTCGATGTATCCGAGGATCCAACCTCACATGAGCACAGTGTCCTATCATCAAGCCTCCAAGTAGGAGACATCCTGATTTTTGAAGAGAAGAGTCTGTCCTCAGGCGGTACCGCTGACCCATCGCATCGCCATGCCGTGCGGCTTACATCTGTCACGACTAGTAAAGATGATCTTACAGGGACTCCTGTGCTGGAGATAGAGTGGAACCAAGAGGATGCGCTTCCGTTTTCATTATGTGTTGTGAAGGACGGGCAGCCTATCAGTAATATCTACGGCAATGTTGTGCTAGCGGATCACGGCTACACTAGGACAGAGGATCTTAAGACTACAATAGTGACCGGTGAATATTATCCAAAGTTGAGCAGAAAGCCCTTGACCCAAGCGGGGCCCGACTTTGACGCGTCCGCCGGATCCGGTGAGTCAGCTGCTTCTGCGTTCAACTACGAGATTAGAAGTGTGAAGCCAGACATATCTCTGGTGGATGGTGATGGGTTGACGTGGCTACCTCAAAGGGATCTGTTATCAAGCGATGAGTTTGCTCGTGAGTTTGTGGTGGAAACCGAAAACGACGGCTCAGCCTTCATCCGGTTTGACAACAGCAATAAGGCGAGCTGGGCCAACGAGATTACTGAAGGGAGCTTCACCCCTCTCAATACTACCTACCGGATTGGTAACGGTAAAATGGGCAATGTGGGCGCAGGCTCTATCAAACGCCTCTTCATTGACGAGAGTGAACCTGCGATAAGCGGCTTAGCGGATATCCAGGAAATTTTCAATCCTATGCCCGCAAGTGGCGGAGAAGATCCTGAAGTTATCGAAAGTG
It contains:
- a CDS encoding GPW/gp25 family protein; this translates as MTQYSFPFNVDGRGRTSVASEDEHIKQLIEQVLFTALGERVNRPTFGSGVGQLLFAPNSNELASATHFIVQGALQQWLGDIIQVESVVVTNEDSTLHVVVQYMVKRNQQRRVTEYSKEV
- a CDS encoding ParB/RepB/Spo0J family partition protein yields the protein MANSMVYASSIAGVIEDVPIHKIGYPANCLRSNLAGLTELAASIRRNGLLQPIVVRLVNDHFEVVAGNRRLKACELLKWRKITCHVVEMDDRTAFEFSLIENIQRETLSAVEEARAFKKYVTDFGWGGVSELAKRIDKSPSYVTKRMNLLNLPDGIVRFVDEMSLSASVAEELFPVKDSSKQSELAALIMKRHLSLRNTRELVDQYKAGRSVNSPDCVPDIEQKKRVFDKLIVILRVALKNTGELVNDHEDEWMLHEILMQHKSMLHRQIDLLIKERRKFNNRLLAS
- a CDS encoding DUF4280 domain-containing protein, which produces MPGYIVQVGATAMCPHGGQVTIVSSNTKVLAGGQPVATQSDTFTIAGCAFTIPPSKPQPCVTVKWLVPATRVKVSGNPVILQNSTGLCQTGEQIPQGPPNVTMTQVRVKGT
- a CDS encoding putative baseplate assembly protein; this translates as MLISGGVRVKDVKAEWACTATDFSAADTRVSEAELFVINNEIDQKENTLVIRSSNRGDFSTYMLSLVESVDAPDTPATGFDVMLSKVEFSFKVECPSDFDCASAETQLQRDLVEPVIDYMAKDYASFRRLMLDRLSLILPDWKERNPADVGIMLVELMAYVGDHLSYFQDAVASEAYLETARRRVSAVRQARLLDYSVHDGCNARAWVCFKCGSDGISLPKKTVLLTRAENDQNIIVRGDDVEFEVAKGAEAFETMYDTNLYESKNNLSFYSWDETNCWLPAGSTSATIENTVNKIEIFTWEKVPGDDTEDLTKFLARNFEFDWLERAAITKSGDTVSFSYEDNTVSLTMGEHTINLYVNGSKVYEFDVSEDPTSHEHSVLSSSLQVGDILIFEEKSLSSGGTADPSHRHAVRLTSVTTSKDDLTGTPVLEIEWNQEDALPFSLCVVKDGQPISNIYGNVVLADHGYTRTEDLKTTIVTGEYYPKLSRKPLTQAGPDFDASAGSGESAASAFNYEIRSVKPDISLVDGDGLTWLPQRDLLSSDEFAREFVVETENDGSAFIRFDNSNKASWANEITEGSFTPLNTTYRIGNGKMGNVGAGSIKRLFIDESEPAISGLADIQEIFNPMPASGGEDPEVIESVRQHAPQAFRVQERAVTESDYAEVLKRHPQVQRAVATKTWTGSWYTMFVAVDRVGGKPVDEAFKSEIMGFLERYRLAGYDVEIQEPIYVPLTISLYVCMKKGYFAGELKEELLKAFSNRVDEDGRKGFFHPDNFTFGQPLYLSRIYEAAMEVEGVASVNVTVFQRWGKSSYGEIDDGVINVEKQEIIRLDNDPNFAENGKIEFNLRGGS